The genomic DNA GAAAAAATTCAATTTGATGAATCTATGGATGTAACTATTGATAACCAGTATAAAATTAATATATCTCGTAAGATAACAGATAACATTTTAATCACCTTATAGGTATTTAGTATGCTAACTACTTTTATTAGATATCTTTTGCTTAATAAGCATAAGATTGTTTATTTGTTTTTTTGTTTGAGCCTATCTTCCTGTTCTGATGATACTAGGGGTGAATCATTTACTATTTTAACCACTACGGGCATGCTGGGAGATGCTGTTAAAAGCATTGTAAAAGACGATGCACGGGTAGTCAGCTTAATGGGTCCTGGTATAGACCCGCATACCTATCAAACTACTCAAAAAGATGTACAACAGCTTAAACATGCTGATATGATATTTTATAATGGTCTTGATTTAGAGGGAAAAATGAATAATCTACTAAAGAAAATGGCCCAAGAGAAATGGGTGTATCCGGTTAGCGATGCACTCGATACTACACAGCTATTATGCGATGGTACCATTGGCGTAGATCCCCATATCTGGTTTGATGTAAGGCTATGGAAACAGGTAGTTGCTTTTATCAGTCAAAAACTCCAAGAGGTAAGACCTGAGTCGGCGGCTTACTATCAACGTAATACATTGGCTTATATGGAAGTGCTAGAGCAATTGCATCAATCGATTGCTACCCAAATTCAATCCATTCCAAAAAAACAACGTGTATTGATCACTGCGCATGATGCTTTTGGGTACTTTGGCAAGGCGTATGATATAGAGGTAGTTGGTTTACAAGGAATTTCTACTGTATCTGAATGTGGGTTAAAAGATATTAACCGTATTGTAGCGCTTATTATAAAACGAAATATTAAAGCGGTGTTTTTTGAAACTTCTGTTTCAGATAAATCTATGCGGGCTGTGTTAGAGGGTTGTGCCCATTACGGACATAAGGTAGCGGTAGGAGGCTATCTCTATTCAGATGCACTGGGAGCACCCGATACTATAGAAGGAACCTATTGTGGTATGATCCGTGCTAATGCTATAACGATTGTTAATGCACTAAAATAACTATAGCATCTATAAGAGATGAAGCGTAAAGCGATAATAATATATCCCTACCCGTAGTAAAGTTATATAGAAAAAGTTAGCTTTGCATTGCTCTATTGTAAACTGAGACCTCATTCAAAACTCAATTGCGAATAGAAGTTTTGTGGTTTATGTTCCTCAAATAAAGACGCAGTAGTCTATAACGATAATGTATCAATAGGTGTATTAGTGTTCAATATAATGTTCTGTATGATAACCAAGTATACTAGATGCTTAGTATATACTTTGTATAAGGTTTTTTGTCTATTTTTTTGTTTGATGTTATCCTCTTGTTGGGATACTGCTTCCGATGAAAAATTTATTATTTTAACCACTACAGGTATCTTGGGAGATGCTATTAAAAACATTGTTAAAGAGCATGCACAGGTCGTTAGCCTGATGGGCCCTGGGATAGACCCTCATACCTATAAAACTACTCAAAAAGATGTACAACAGCTTGAACATGCCCATATGATATTTTATAATGGTCTTGATCTAGAGGGAAAAATGAATAATCTATTAAAGAACATTGCCCAAAAAAGGAAGGTATATGCAGCGAGTGATGCCCTTGATGCCACACAATTATTATGCGAGGATCATTTTCCTGTTGGCATAGACCCCCATATTTGGTTTGATGTAAAACTGTGGAAGCAGGTAGTTGGTTTTATCAGTCAAAAACTCCAAGAGGCAAGACCTGGATCAGCGGCTTACTATCAACGTAATACGTTGGCCTATATGGAAGCCCTGGAGCAATTGCATCAGTCGGTTACTGCCCAAATCCAATCCATTCCAAAGGAACAACGTGTATTGATCACTGCACATGATGCTTTTGGGTACTTTGGCAAGGCATACGATATAGAGGTGGTTGGTTTACAAGGTGTTTCTACTGTAGCTGAATGTGGGCTAAAAGATATTAAACGTATTATAGACCTTATTATAAAACGAAATATTAAAGCGGTTTTTTTTGAAGCCTCTGTTTCAGATAGATCTATGCGTGCTGTAGTAGAGGGTTGTGCCCACTATGGGTATGAGGTAGCAGTTGGGGGCTATCTCTATTCAGATGCATTGGGCGCACCTGATACTGTAGAAGGAACCTATTGTGGCATGGTATACGCTAATGCCACAACGATTGTTAATGCACTGAAATAGCAATGATGCAGCCAGAAAACGATATCGTAAACATAAAGGATTTAACTGTAGCCTATGCAAATAGCAAAATTGTCCTGGAAAAAGTTAGTTTTGGATTGCCTCCGCATAAAATTATTGGCATAATAGGTCCTAATGGAGCAGGTAAATCTACTTTACTCAAGGCTGCTATGGGACTTATTCCTTATCAAAGTGGTGAAATAAAATTATTAGGAGCGCCTGTAGATAAAGTAAGAAGGCGCATCAGTTATGTCCCCCAAAAAGAATCAGTAGATTGGGATTTTCCTGCTTCTGTGTTTGATATTGCACTGTTGGGTAGATATAATAGGCTGGGATTTTTTGAACGGCCTGGTAAAAAAGATAGAACAATAGCTATGCGGTGTTTAGAGGAGTTGGGTATGGCACACCTTGCTAAGAGACAAATTGGAGAACTATCTGGTGGGCAACAGCAACGTGTATTTTTAGCCAGAGCATTGGCGCAAGATGCAGAATTATATTTTATGGATGAACCGTTTACAGGTATAGATGTTACTACAGAGAAAATAGTTATTAGACTGTTAAAAAACATGGTAAAAGCGGGAAAAACAATTGTAGTTGTACACCATGACTTGGGATCTGTATATACGTATTTTGATTGGCTAGTATTGCTTAACCATAAGCTAATCGCTTCTGGTAGTACAAAAGAGATTTTTACACCTTGTTTACTGGAAAAAAC from Cardinium endosymbiont of Philonthus spinipes includes the following:
- a CDS encoding metal ABC transporter solute-binding protein, Zn/Mn family translates to MLTTFIRYLLLNKHKIVYLFFCLSLSSCSDDTRGESFTILTTTGMLGDAVKSIVKDDARVVSLMGPGIDPHTYQTTQKDVQQLKHADMIFYNGLDLEGKMNNLLKKMAQEKWVYPVSDALDTTQLLCDGTIGVDPHIWFDVRLWKQVVAFISQKLQEVRPESAAYYQRNTLAYMEVLEQLHQSIATQIQSIPKKQRVLITAHDAFGYFGKAYDIEVVGLQGISTVSECGLKDINRIVALIIKRNIKAVFFETSVSDKSMRAVLEGCAHYGHKVAVGGYLYSDALGAPDTIEGTYCGMIRANAITIVNALK
- a CDS encoding metal ABC transporter solute-binding protein, Zn/Mn family encodes the protein MLSSCWDTASDEKFIILTTTGILGDAIKNIVKEHAQVVSLMGPGIDPHTYKTTQKDVQQLEHAHMIFYNGLDLEGKMNNLLKNIAQKRKVYAASDALDATQLLCEDHFPVGIDPHIWFDVKLWKQVVGFISQKLQEARPGSAAYYQRNTLAYMEALEQLHQSVTAQIQSIPKEQRVLITAHDAFGYFGKAYDIEVVGLQGVSTVAECGLKDIKRIIDLIIKRNIKAVFFEASVSDRSMRAVVEGCAHYGYEVAVGGYLYSDALGAPDTVEGTYCGMVYANATTIVNALK
- a CDS encoding metal ABC transporter ATP-binding protein; protein product: MMQPENDIVNIKDLTVAYANSKIVLEKVSFGLPPHKIIGIIGPNGAGKSTLLKAAMGLIPYQSGEIKLLGAPVDKVRRRISYVPQKESVDWDFPASVFDIALLGRYNRLGFFERPGKKDRTIAMRCLEELGMAHLAKRQIGELSGGQQQRVFLARALAQDAELYFMDEPFTGIDVTTEKIVIRLLKNMVKAGKTIVVVHHDLGSVYTYFDWLVLLNHKLIASGSTKEIFTPCLLEKTYGSTLYFSAD